The following proteins are encoded in a genomic region of Nicotiana sylvestris chromosome 4, ASM39365v2, whole genome shotgun sequence:
- the LOC138889662 gene encoding uncharacterized protein, whose amino-acid sequence MAEELKKLTSQVQGVEGHRGIEGLSYEDLCMQPDVELSEGYKPPKFKMFDGIGDPRVHLMTYCDKLVGDGKDKKIWMKLFMRSLTGDALSWFNTENALDVFYIQNLKKKPIETFREYATHWRSEAAKVRPALDEEQMNKFFVRAQDPQYYERLIVIKYHKFSDIIKLGEKIEEGIKRGMTQKSIDVEATASIPFEAGVAPPAATSAPFKVEVVTPFTVTVSTTPPLNSKAIPWDYVTESRRKGKAKIEESDDA is encoded by the exons atggccgaagaactcaagaagttaacaagccaagttcaaggtgttgaaggccaCAGAGGGATAGAAGGTTTAAgctatgaagatctgtgcatgcagccggatgtcgaactgtcggaggggtacaaacctcccaagttcaaaatgttcgatggtataggtgatcccagggttcatctaatgACCTATTGTGATAAGCTTGTCGGGGACGGGAAAGATAAAAAGAtctggatgaagctctttatgaggagccttactggggacgctttgtcttg gttcaacacagagaatgcactggatgttttctacattcaaaatCTTAAGAAAAAACCTATCGAGACTTTTCGTGAGTacgctactcattggaggtcggaagcagccaaggtcaggccagctttggacgaagaacagatgaataaattcttcgtcagggcacaagatccacaatattatgagaggttgatagtCATCAAatatcacaaattctctgatatcatcaagctcggggaaaagatcgaggaaggaatcaagagagggatg ACTCAGAAATCTATTGATGTTGAGGCAACTGCATCAATTCCATTCGAGGCAGGAGTAGCTCCGCCTgcagccacctccgctccatttaaagtagaagtggtcacaccctTTACTGTGACGGTGTCAACCACACCACCATtaaactcaaaagcaataccctgggattatgttacTGAGTCTCGGCGAAAAGGAAAGGccaagatagaggaatctgacgatgcataa